A single genomic interval of Candidatus Poribacteria bacterium harbors:
- the hemH gene encoding ferrochelatase translates to MKKDTNSQWNSRGAYDSLLLVGFGGPTPGCCRQYEACPGEAHCFVEGIVGNAPSNAARVKGVASHYVKLGGFSPFNELTFKQADALGDTLRKRGVDSPIYVGMRNWTPYLHETVARMVEKEHRNVLVIIMSAYRSKASWERYQNDVIAAVETVGDQTLNICYLEDLWHLHSGFINAIAERIRSACNGISESRFAEAALIFTAHAIPQVAAKTSPYPEQFRQTASAVAEVLGTDFDIAYQSAPDNPTVPWTSPDINDLIKEKREAGVQDVIVSPIGFLCDHVEVLYDLDLEAKATAEACGMNFIRAGTVGKHPEFINMLANLVCEEFQTVG, encoded by the coding sequence TTGAAGAAGGATACAAATTCTCAATGGAACTCAAGGGGCGCATACGATAGCCTCCTACTTGTTGGCTTTGGAGGACCGACCCCCGGTTGTTGTCGGCAGTACGAAGCATGCCCTGGGGAAGCGCACTGCTTTGTCGAGGGAATCGTAGGGAATGCGCCATCGAATGCTGCGCGTGTGAAAGGAGTTGCGAGCCACTACGTCAAACTCGGCGGATTTTCGCCCTTTAACGAACTGACATTTAAGCAGGCGGATGCGCTTGGAGATACTCTCAGAAAACGGGGCGTTGATTCTCCTATCTACGTGGGGATGCGCAATTGGACGCCATATCTCCATGAAACGGTAGCGAGGATGGTTGAGAAGGAGCACCGCAACGTCCTTGTTATCATCATGTCTGCCTATCGGTCAAAAGCCAGTTGGGAGCGTTATCAGAACGATGTTATCGCCGCAGTCGAAACAGTAGGCGACCAAACACTAAACATTTGCTATTTAGAAGATCTGTGGCATCTACACTCTGGCTTTATCAACGCCATCGCGGAACGCATTCGTAGCGCATGTAACGGCATTTCTGAATCACGTTTTGCTGAAGCTGCTCTGATTTTTACCGCCCACGCAATCCCCCAAGTCGCCGCAAAGACCTCCCCGTACCCCGAACAGTTTCGTCAAACCGCTTCAGCCGTAGCAGAAGTTCTTGGAACCGATTTCGATATTGCTTACCAGAGCGCACCCGATAATCCAACCGTGCCGTGGACGAGTCCTGACATCAACGACCTAATTAAAGAGAAAAGAGAAGCGGGTGTTCAGGATGTCATTGTATCACCGATTGGTTTCCTCTGCGACCATGTCGAAGTGCTTTACGATCTCGATTTGGAAGCCAAAGCAACCGCTGAGGCATGTGGCATGAATTTTATTCGTGCCGGCACTGTCGGCAAGCATCCCGAATTTATCAATATGTTGGCAAACCTCGTGTGT